From one Gemmatimonadales bacterium genomic stretch:
- the tal gene encoding transaldolase has product MKATQELHEMGQSLWLDNITRGLLMSGTLRRYIQEFSVTGLTSNPTIFDHAIKNSHDYDEAIRRKGKDGESRESLFFELALEDLRQAADLFRPIHDQTGGVDGWVSLEVSPLLANDTAGTITAVKELHDRADRPNLFIKIPGTREGLPAIEEATFAGVPINVTLLFSREQYVAAAEAYLRGIERRLAAGLKPDVFSVASLFVSRWDVAVMGKAPDALRDRLGIAIAKRTYKAYRDLLDSPRWQRLANAGARVQRLLWASTGTKDPKASDVLYITSLAAPLTINTIPERTLKALADHGRLGAVMPAHGGDCEEVLAEFTKAGIDIDALAARLQEDGAIAFVRSWDELMKSIASKGEATQVAG; this is encoded by the coding sequence ATGAAGGCGACTCAAGAGCTCCATGAGATGGGTCAGAGCCTCTGGCTCGACAACATCACCCGCGGTCTGTTGATGAGCGGTACGCTTCGCCGGTATATCCAGGAGTTCTCGGTGACAGGGCTCACGTCGAACCCCACCATCTTCGATCACGCCATCAAAAACAGTCATGACTACGACGAGGCCATCCGCCGGAAAGGGAAGGACGGGGAGTCGCGCGAATCGCTGTTCTTCGAGCTGGCACTGGAGGACCTGAGACAAGCCGCCGATCTGTTCCGGCCGATCCACGATCAGACGGGCGGCGTGGATGGCTGGGTGTCGCTGGAGGTCTCACCGCTGCTCGCGAACGATACGGCCGGCACCATCACGGCGGTCAAGGAGCTTCACGACCGCGCGGACCGGCCCAATCTCTTCATCAAGATCCCGGGAACTCGGGAAGGTCTCCCTGCCATCGAGGAGGCGACCTTCGCGGGCGTGCCGATCAACGTGACGCTCCTCTTCTCCCGCGAGCAGTATGTCGCGGCTGCCGAAGCGTACCTGCGGGGCATCGAGCGGCGGCTCGCCGCCGGGCTGAAGCCCGACGTCTTCTCGGTGGCCTCGCTGTTCGTCAGCCGCTGGGACGTTGCGGTGATGGGCAAGGCACCTGATGCGCTGCGCGATCGGCTCGGTATCGCGATCGCAAAGCGGACGTACAAGGCGTACCGCGACTTGCTCGACTCGCCGCGCTGGCAGCGCCTGGCGAACGCCGGGGCGCGGGTTCAGCGGCTCCTGTGGGCCAGCACCGGCACCAAGGACCCGAAGGCGTCCGACGTGCTCTACATCACGTCGCTCGCCGCGCCGCTCACGATCAACACCATACCGGAGAGGACCTTGAAAGCCCTCGCGGACCACGGCCGGCTCGGGGCCGTCATGCCGGCCCACGGCGGTGACTGCGAGGAAGTCCTCGCCGAGTTCACCAAGGCCGGCATCGATATCGATGCCCTGGCCGCCCGCCTTCAGGAGGACGGAGCGATAGCGTTCGTCCGGTCCTGGGACGAGTTGATGAAGTCCATCGCGTCAAAGGGCGAAGCGACCCAGGTGGCTGGCTGA
- the pgl gene encoding 6-phosphogluconolactonase — translation MSSPLRIFKDGDELAAHAADQIVQVAREAIRVRGRAMVALAGGSTPKKSYRLLAQPPRRGRMDWAHTYLFFGDERFVPPDDPSSNFAMVQETLLKPASVPASRVFPVPTRLGSATAAAQEYAATLSRTFGVGESGDPPRFDLVLLGLGDDGHTASLFPGAASLRVTDRWVVASPPGTLPPPVERITLTLPVLNAAREIMFLVVGPNKAEALQDVLEGRPGRAARPAAAVSPVDGTVTWLVDEAAAGRLTRSGDAGPPAQGRSRERRNR, via the coding sequence ATGTCTTCGCCACTGAGGATATTCAAGGACGGCGACGAGCTGGCGGCGCACGCCGCCGATCAGATCGTGCAGGTCGCGCGGGAGGCCATCCGGGTCCGCGGCCGCGCCATGGTGGCATTGGCGGGCGGCTCGACCCCGAAGAAGAGCTACCGGCTGCTGGCGCAGCCGCCCCGCCGCGGCCGGATGGATTGGGCTCATACGTATCTGTTCTTCGGGGACGAGCGGTTCGTGCCGCCGGACGATCCATCCAGCAACTTCGCCATGGTGCAGGAGACTCTGCTGAAGCCGGCCTCCGTACCCGCCAGCCGGGTGTTTCCGGTACCGACACGCCTCGGAAGCGCTACCGCCGCCGCTCAGGAATACGCCGCCACGCTCAGCAGGACTTTCGGGGTCGGTGAGAGCGGTGATCCGCCACGATTCGACCTGGTCCTGCTGGGTCTGGGCGATGACGGGCATACCGCGTCCCTCTTTCCAGGCGCCGCGTCCCTGCGGGTGACGGATCGGTGGGTGGTGGCCAGCCCGCCCGGAACCCTCCCGCCGCCGGTGGAGCGCATCACGCTCACCCTCCCGGTATTGAATGCGGCGCGCGAGATCATGTTCCTGGTCGTCGGTCCGAACAAGGCCGAGGCGCTGCAAGACGTGCTGGAGGGTCGTCCCGGCCGTGCGGCGCGGCCGGCGGCGGCCGTCTCTCCCGTAGACGGGACGGTCACCTGGCTCGTCGATGAAGCCGCGGCCGGTCGACTGACGCGCTCGGGAGACGCGGGTCCACCCGCGCAGGGCAGATCCCGGGAGAGGAGGAACCGATGA